The following proteins are co-located in the Ficedula albicollis isolate OC2 chromosome 27, FicAlb1.5, whole genome shotgun sequence genome:
- the MRC2 gene encoding C-type mannose receptor 2 isoform X2: protein MGDSKVFLIYNTGVQSCLETKDSLVRLAEGCNASAPGQQWKWVSRNRLFNVGAMQCLGVSWHGANATAGLHLLATYECDRESVNMRWSCRGLGEQLSQHLGARLGNSSLDRGDQAHGSQWRTYGTEEDLCSMPYSEIYTIQGNSHGKPCTIPFKYDNQWFHECTSTGREDGHLWCATTQDYGKDERWGFCPIKSNDCETFWDKDHLTNSCYQFNFQSTLSWREAWNSCEQQGANLLSITEIHEQTYINGLLTGYSSTLWIGLNDLDINGGWQWSDNSPLKYLNWESDQPDNPSEENCGVIRTESSGGWQNRDCGIALPYVCKKKPNSTADPFLTDLWSEVKVDCEPSWQPFQSNCYRLVGEKKSWQEAKKTCLRSGGDLVSIHTLSELEFVTKEIKQDVEELWIGLNDLKLQMNFEWSDGTPVRFTYWHPFEPNNFRDSLEDCVTIWGPEGRWNDSPCNQTLPSICKKPGRVSQEKEEDDHGCRKGWKWHSPSCFWLGEDRVPYSDARKMCSDYSSTLVTITNRFEQAYVSSLIYGWDGEYFWTALQDINETGTFRWLSGDEVMYTHWNRNQPGYNKGGCVALATGSSMGLWEVKNCSTFKAKYICRQNLGTPVNPELPGPFPTPSLTATCPPGWSSDPKLRHCYKVFNFEKLQEKKTWIAAQEFCRELGAQLLSLGSYEEEHFVANTLNKIFGELEPELHEQHWFWIGLNRRDPAGDQSWRWSDGLGFFYHNFDRSNYDDDDIRSCAVLDLASLQWMPMQCEAQLDWICKLPKGADVKEPEITTQGSKEWVKYQEAEYKFFEHHSTWLQAQRICSWFQAELTSVHSKDELHFLGQNLKKFSRGQEQHWWIGLHTYENDGRFKWSDGSLLNFVSWAPGKPRPISKDRKCVYMTASREDWGDQKCMTALPYICKRSNGTAVKPSLPPVPAATSGGCPQGWLPFLSKCFSFNGHNKDEIVKWPEAKQVCESQGAILATIASPLEQAFITSMLPNISFDLWIGLHDAQGEFQWVEEVPLRHTSWAPGEPSGCSSSSPLDEPTNCVVVWHGSPPLFTGRWDDRSCLEEKHGYVCQRSIDLSLSPAQAPFPASPSGTLFYHNSTYRILQKPLRWHEALLLCETLNATLATIPNPYSQAFLTQAVSSLRAPLWIGLANDEGGRSYSWLTEENLIYTNWQDGEPQQITGCSYMDTDGTWCTASCDTKLQGGICQLQTGHSRTHKWSYSGSCPKSLEDSSWIPFRDHCYTFHMEIALGQKDAMRRCQKVGSTVLSIQDEMENIFVWEHLQAYEGLSKGAWLGMTFNPKGGTLVWHDNTAMNYSNWGQHDTGPSMLSQNSCYWIQSSNGMWRLGSCTNVTMGVICKIPRVEESTFSRAALPENTATIAVVVLSVLALCAVLGVVVFLYKRRQNAERGAFESARYSRTTSNPSESAEKNILVSDMEMNEQQD, encoded by the exons ATGGGAG ACTCCAAAGTCTTCCTCATCTACAACACGggtgtgcagagctgcctggagacCAAGGACTCACTGGTGCGCCTGGCCGAGGGCTGCAATGCCAGCGCTCCGGGCCAGCAGTGGAAATGGGTCTCCCGAAATCGCCTCTTCAATGTGGGGGCCATGCAGTGTCTGGGAGTGTCATGGCATGGGGCCAACGCCACGGCAGGGCTGCACCTCCTGGCCACCTACGAGTGCGACCGCGAGTCGGTCAACATGCGCTGGAGCTGCCGTGGGCTCGGAGAGCAGCTCTCGCAGCATCTGGGTGCCCGCCTGGGCAACTCCTCTCTGGACAGGGGGGACCAGGCGCATGGCTCGCAGTGGAGGACGTATGGCACCGAGGAGGATCTGTGCTCCATGCCCTACTCTG AGATTTACACCATCCAGGGCAACTCCCATGGGAAGCCCTGCACCATCCCCTTCAAGTACGACAACCAGTGGTTTCATGAGTGCACCAGCACGGGGCGGGAGGACGGGCACCTCTGGTGTGCCACCACCCAGGACTATGGCAAGGACGAGCGGTGGGGCTTCTGCCCCATAAAGA GCAATGACTGTGAGACCTTTTGGGACAAGGACCACCTCACGAACAGCTGCTACCAGTTCAACTTTCAGTCAACACTGTCATGGCGAGAAGCCTGGAATAGCTGTGAGCAGCAAGGGGCCAACCTGCTGAGCATCACCGAAATCCATGAGCAGACCTACATCAATG GTCTGTTGACTGGCTACAGCTCCACACTCTGGATTGGGCTGAATGACCTGGACATCAATGGAGGCTGGCAGTGGTCGGACAACTCGCCCCTCAAGTACCTCAACTGGGAGAGTG ACCAGCCCGACAACCCCAGTGAGGAGAACTGCGGGGTGATTCGCACCGAGTCCTCTGGGGGATGGCAGAACCGTGACTGTGGCATTGCCCTCCCCTATGTCTGCAAGAAGAAGCCCAATTCCACGGCTGACCCTTTCCTGACGG ACTTGTGGTCGGAGGTGAAGGTGGACTGCgagcccagctggcagccctTCCAGTCCAACTGCTACCGGCTGGTAGGAGAGAAGAAGAGCTGGCAAGAGGCGAAGAAGACCTGCCTGCGGAGCGGGGGTGATCTGGTCAGCATCCACACCCTCTCTGAGCTGGAATTTGTCACGAAGGAGATCAAGCAAG ATGTGGAGGAGCTCTGGATTGGACTAAATGACCTCAAGCTGCAGATGAACTTCGAGTGGTCGGACGGGACGCCCGTGAGGTTCACATACTGGCACCCCTTTGAGCCCAACAACTTCCGTGACAGCCTGGAGGACTGTGTGACCATCTGGGGACCA GAAGGCAGATGGAATGACAGCCCCTGCAACCAGACCCTGCCATCCATCTGCAAAAAGCCTGGTCGGGTGagccaggagaaggaggaggatgacCACGGGTGCCGAAAG ggctggaagTGGCACAGCCCGTCCTGCTTCTGGCTGGGTGAGGACCGTGTCCCCTACAGCGATGCCCGCAAGATGTGCTCCGACTACAGCTCCACGCTTGTTACCATCACCAACAG GTTCGAGCAGGCATATGTGAGCAGCCTCATCtatggctgggatggggagtATTTTtggacagctctgcaggacatcAATGAGACAGGCACGTTCCGCTGGCTGAGCGGTGATGAGGTGATGTACACTCACTGGAACCGCAACCAGCCCG GTTACAACAAGGGTGGCTGTGTGGCCCTGGCCACTGGCAGCTCCATGGGGCTATGGGAGGTGAAGAACTGCAGCACCTTCAAGGCCAAGTACATCTGTCGACAGAACCTGGGCACCCCAGTCAATCCTGAACTGCCTGGTCCTTTCCCCACACCCAGCCTCACTGCCACCTGCCCCCCAGGATGGAGCTCCGACCCCAAACTCCGTCACTGCTACAAG GTATTCAACTTCGAAAAGCTGCAAGAGAAGAAGACGTGGATTGCTGCGCAGGAATTCTGCCGGGAGCTGGGGGCCCAGCTTCTCAGCCTAGGCAGCTACGAGGAGGAGCATTTTGTTGCCAACACCCTCAACAAGATTTTTGG GGAGTTAGAACCAGAGCTCCACGAGCAGCACTGGTTCTGGATCGGCCTGAACCGGCGGGATCCTGCTGGGGACCAGAGCTGGAGGTGGAGCGACGGGCTAGGG TTTTTCTACCACAACTTTGACCGCAGCAACTATGATGACGATGACATCCGGAGCTGCGCAGTGCTTGATCTGGCCTCCCTACAGTGGATGCCGATGCAGTGTGAAGCCCAGCTGGACTGGATCTGCAAACTGCCCAAAG GTGCTGATGTGAAGGAGCCAGAGATCACGACCCAAG gcagcaaagAATGGGTGAAATACCAAGAGGCCGAGTACAAGTTCTTTGAACACCACTCAAcgtggctgcaggcacagcgCATCTGCAGCTGGTTCCAGGCCGAGCTGACGTCGGTGCACAGCAAGGATGAGCTGCACTTCCTGGGCCAGAACCTGAAGAAG TTCTCCaggggccaggagcagcactggtggATTGGGCTGCACACCTACGAGAATGACGGGAGGTTCAA GTGGTCTGATGGATCCCTCCTCAACTTTGTCTCTTGGGCACCGGGCAAGCCTCGGCCCATCAGCAAGGACAGGAAGTGTGTGTACATGACAGCCAGCCGAG AGGACTGGGGTGACCAGAAGTGCATGACGGCACTGCCTTACATCTGCAAGAGGAGCAATGGGACAGCTGTGAAGCCTTCCCTCCCTCCAGTACCTGCTGCCACGAGTGGGGGGTGTCCCCAAGGCTGGCTGCCCTTCCTCAGCAAG TGTTTCAGCTTCAATGGCCACAACAAAGACGAGATAGTGAAGTGGCCAGAGGCGAAGCAGGTGTGCGAGAGCCAGGGCGCCATCCTGGCTACCATTGCCAGCCCCCTGGAGCAGG CCTTCATCACATCCATGCTGCCCAACATCTCCTTTGACCTCTGGATTGGCCTGCACGATGCCCAGGGGGAGTTCCAGTGGGTGGAGGAGGTGCCGCTGAGGCACACAAGCTGGGCACCTGGAGAGccctcaggctgcagctcctccagccccctTGATGAGCCG ACCAACTGTGTTGTGGTGTGGCATGGCTCACCCCCCCTCTTCACGGGACGCTGGGATGACCGCAGCTGCCTGGAGGAGAAACATGGCTATGTCTGCCAGCGGAGCATAG AcctgtccctgagccctgcacaggcaccaTTCCCTGCTTCTCCTAGTGGCACCCTCTTTTACCACAACAGCACTTACCGCATCCTGCAGAAACCTCTCAGGTGGCACgaggcactgctgctctgcgAAACCCTCAATGCCACCCTGGCCACCATCCCCAACCCCTACAGCCAGGCCTTCCTCACACAGGCTGTCAGCAGCCTGCGGGCTCCGCTCTGGATTGGGTTGGCCAATGATGAG GGAGGCCGGAGCTACTCGTGGCTGACAGAGGAGAACCTCATCTACACCAACTGGCAGGATGGGGAGCCCCAGCAGATCACCGGCTGCTCCTACATGGACACAGACGGGACCTGGTGCACAGCTAGCTGTGACACCAAGCTGCAGGGAGGCATCTGCCAGCTCCAGACAG GTCACTCCCGCACACACAAGTGGAGCTACAGTGGCAGCTGTCCCAAATCGCTTGAGGACTCATCCTGGATCCCCTTTCGGGACCACTGCTACACCTTCCACATGGAGATTGCCCTTGGGCAAAAGGATGCCATGAGGAGATGCCAGAAAG TTGGCAGCACAGTGTTGTCTATCCAGGATGAGATGGAGAACATCTTTGTGTGGGAGCATCTTCAGGCGTACGAGGGCCTTTCCAAGGGGGCGTGGCTGGGCATGACCTTCAACCCCAAAG gtGGCACCTTGGTTTGGCATGACAACACTGCCATGAACTACTCCAACTGGGGCCAGCATGACACAGGGCCCAGCATGCTTAGCCAGAACAGCTGCTACTGGATCCAGAGCAGCAATGGCATGTGGCGTCTAGGCTCCTGCACAAACGTAACCATGGGGGTCATTTGCAAGATCCCCCGAG TGGAGGAGAGCACCTTTTCCAGGGCAG